A window from Streptomyces sp. NBC_00299 encodes these proteins:
- a CDS encoding tellurite resistance TerB family protein: MALWDRIKESASTMQTQLVAKKNDLKSGAFRDASMAMCALVAAADGTVDPSERQRVAQLLASNEVLQNFPAEDLRRRFEENLNRLTTDFDFGKVSVMQEIAKAKKKPAEARAVIQIGIVIGGADGDFDKDEQAVVREACYALDLPPHEFDL, from the coding sequence ATGGCCCTGTGGGACCGCATCAAGGAGTCCGCATCGACGATGCAGACCCAGTTGGTGGCGAAGAAGAACGACCTCAAGAGCGGCGCATTCCGCGACGCGAGCATGGCGATGTGCGCGCTCGTCGCCGCCGCCGACGGCACGGTCGACCCCTCCGAGCGGCAGCGGGTGGCCCAACTGCTCGCCAGCAACGAGGTGTTGCAGAACTTCCCTGCCGAGGATCTGCGCCGGCGCTTCGAGGAGAATCTGAACCGGCTCACCACCGACTTCGACTTCGGCAAAGTGAGCGTGATGCAGGAGATCGCCAAGGCGAAGAAGAAGCCCGCCGAGGCGCGCGCCGTCATCCAGATCGGCATCGTCATCGGCGGCGCCGACGGCGACTTCGACAAGGACGAGCAGGCCGTGGTGCGGGAGGCGTGCTACGCGCTCGACCTGCCGCCGCACGAGTTCGACCTCTGA